From the genome of Geminocystis herdmanii PCC 6308, one region includes:
- a CDS encoding Mo-dependent nitrogenase C-terminal domain-containing protein, protein MNSDRQISAWLRGLLTVAYADGHFDPEEQELIASLTQDELIPHTDLGELETITPQELAETLGDSLSIKEDFLRTAVMMAISNGVYSQSEADIIHEFQTALGLDLEALKSLEATLWHPEEEKTGKAKHPDVLKPVKNWLDGMDVKDARVARFLCKMIPSQCPFERDITLFGKKIVHIPPMCELNPLYEQMVGLRFRSLSYLADDCKEDVTPYI, encoded by the coding sequence ATCAATAGCGATCGACAAATTTCAGCATGGTTAAGGGGTTTACTTACTGTAGCCTATGCTGATGGACATTTTGATCCTGAAGAACAAGAATTGATTGCTAGTTTAACCCAAGATGAACTAATTCCCCATACTGATTTAGGAGAATTGGAAACCATTACCCCTCAAGAGTTAGCAGAAACTTTGGGGGATAGTCTTTCTATTAAAGAAGATTTCTTGCGTACTGCTGTAATGATGGCAATTTCTAATGGCGTATATAGTCAATCAGAAGCCGACATAATTCATGAATTTCAGACAGCATTAGGATTAGATTTAGAGGCTTTAAAATCCTTAGAAGCAACATTATGGCATCCCGAAGAGGAAAAAACAGGTAAAGCCAAACATCCCGACGTATTAAAACCTGTAAAAAATTGGTTAGATGGTATGGATGTAAAAGATGCGAGAGTAGCCCGTTTTCTGTGTAAAATGATACCGTCTCAGTGTCCTTTTGAACGAGATATTACACTATTCGGCAAAAAAATTGTTCACATACCGCCCATGTGTGAGTTAAACCCATTATATGAGCAAATGGTTGGTTTAAGATTTCGATCGCTTTCTTACCTCGCCGATGACTGCAAAGAAGATGTGACTCCTTATATCTAG
- a CDS encoding hybrid sensor histidine kinase/response regulator codes for MSSLIYHYLAQIMPSPSIYMKFSSILVVDDEPDNFDVIETFLSNENYSLHYASNGYEAIATLDDVQPDLILLDVMMPELDGIEVCRQIKNRARWKVIPIIMVTALNSKEDLANCLESGADDFIGKPVNSMELRARVKSMLRMKTQYDEIQKFSTLQRNTINTLAKNMDELTGNIAVSLSHELNTPLNGIVGILQIIKTDFDKFDHDEMSELLELAQFSANRLVNLTNRFLLYLQLELSGTNNLSVFPQESLFSLPIVELMVRRCAKNYDRTEDIIFDIEEAEIAISENYLLTVLSELVDNALKFSKKGSPITVSSHIKNNMMYISIHNIGKGMTPEQISKIGTFIQFERDTYSQQGVGIGLKLVKIIAQVVKGFVNISSVYGQNIKVTVGLPIFSRDENVGS; via the coding sequence ATGTCATCTCTTATCTATCACTACTTAGCTCAAATTATGCCCTCGCCCAGTATCTATATGAAATTTTCTTCTATTTTAGTTGTTGATGATGAGCCTGATAATTTTGATGTCATTGAAACATTTTTAAGTAATGAAAATTATTCTTTACATTACGCTTCTAATGGTTATGAAGCCATCGCAACTTTAGATGATGTACAACCGGATTTAATTCTCTTAGATGTGATGATGCCAGAATTAGACGGGATTGAGGTGTGCCGACAAATAAAAAACAGGGCAAGATGGAAGGTAATACCAATTATTATGGTGACAGCTTTAAACTCGAAGGAGGATTTAGCTAATTGTTTAGAATCGGGTGCCGATGATTTTATCGGTAAACCCGTTAACAGCATGGAGTTAAGGGCTAGGGTAAAATCGATGTTAAGAATGAAAACTCAATATGATGAAATTCAAAAGTTTTCTACTTTGCAAAGAAACACCATCAATACATTAGCCAAAAACATGGATGAATTAACAGGAAATATCGCTGTTAGTTTATCCCATGAGTTAAATACTCCTTTAAATGGTATTGTCGGTATCTTACAAATTATCAAGACTGATTTTGATAAGTTTGATCATGATGAAATGTCAGAGTTACTGGAATTGGCTCAATTTTCCGCTAATCGATTAGTTAATTTAACAAACAGGTTTCTTTTATATCTACAATTAGAATTATCGGGAACAAATAATTTATCTGTATTTCCGCAAGAAAGCCTTTTTTCTCTACCGATTGTGGAATTGATGGTGAGAAGATGCGCTAAAAATTACGATCGTACGGAGGACATAATTTTTGACATTGAAGAAGCGGAAATTGCCATTAGTGAAAACTACTTATTAACTGTGTTATCGGAGTTGGTTGACAATGCTTTAAAATTTTCCAAAAAAGGTTCACCAATAACAGTTTCCAGTCATATTAAAAATAATATGATGTATATTTCTATTCACAATATAGGAAAAGGTATGACACCAGAACAAATTTCTAAAATCGGTACTTTCATTCAATTTGAAAGAGATACTTATAGTCAACAAGGAGTTGGCATTGGTTTAAAACTGGTGAAAATAATTGCTCAAGTTGTCAAGGGTTTTGTCAATATTAGTAGTGTTTATGGGCAGAATATAAAAGTAACAGTGGGTTTACCCATTTTTTCTAGGGATGAAAATGTAGGTTCGTAG